From Rhodothermales bacterium:
GGTGAGATGGAGTCAGAGACGAACAATATGCGACAAGTATCTTTCGTTCGATCAATCGCCTTTGTCGTTCGTGTCTCTAAAATACACGCTTGTCCGCAGTTACAGAAAAACTGCTGGTCGACGTGCGAGCCCGGGCTGCTGCTGCAGGGGGCGATCGCAGCCTGCCAGGAGTCTATCACACGAATCGGCCCAGCGACATGGCTTCACACCTGGCGAATGGTCACAGCCTGCTTGAAACGGATTTGCGCGGCCGTACTCGGCCGGGTCTTGCCCACGGAATTCATAGAGAACAATCGGATGTCGGCCACGGGCGACGACAGTGTCTCATTAGATTTGCCTGTCAGTGGCGCGTGTTGCGAACGATTTATGTAGGAGGATGAAGCGATGACCGAGGCTCCGGACCTCTTGCTCAGAGGGGGCTCAGTTATTGATCCAGTGTCTGGCGAACGCAAGGACGCCGATGTAGAGATCCGCGGTGGAAAAATCACGACGATTGGTCGGGATCTGGATCCGAATGGAAGTCCCACATACGATTGCACAGACAAACTGATTTCACCTGGCTGGATGGACATGCATGTCCATCTTCGCGAACCGGGTTTTGAGTACAAGGAGACGATCGCGACGGGATGCGCTGCGGCGGCCTTCGGCGGCTTTACGGCCGTGGCCTGTATGCCAAATACGGAGCCTCCGATCCACACGCGCGACGTCGTCGAGTTCATCATAGAGCGTGCGGAGAACCTGGTCGTGGATGTGCACCCGATAGCCTGCGTTTCCAAGGACCGCGCGGGTAAGCAGCTGTCCGAAATGGCCGACCTTGTAGATGGAGGCGCCGTCGCCTTCAGCGATGATGGCTCTCCAGTTCAGGACTCGGGTCTGATGCGGCTCGCATTAGAGTACAGTTCTATGCTCGACAGGCCCGTCATAAACCATATGGAGGATCTAACGCTCAACCGCGACGGCCACATGAACGAAGGAGAGGTTGCGACGCGTCTGGGAGTTACCGGGATACCCGGACTGGCGGAGGAGGTCATGATTGCGCGCGACATACTGATCGCCGGATTCACGGGCGGCTCGGTGCACGTCGCGCACATCTCGACTGCGAAGGCCGTTGAACTTGTTCGCCGCGCCAAGCGCGACGGGCTGAATGTTACAGCGGAGGTATGCACGCATCATTTCTCCCTCACCGATTCGAGTGTCGAAGCGACCGAGTATTCGACGAATACCAAGATGCATCCGCCGCTGCGTACGGCCGAAGATGTTGCGGCCATGAAGGAGGGGTTGCGCGACGGGACAATCGACGCCATCTGCACCGATCATGCTCCTCATGCGTCGTTTGAAAAGGAGGTGGAGTTTGTCGCCGCTCCGTTCGGGATCATAGGTCTCGAGACCGCCTGGGGGCTTACCGTGAGAGAGCTGGTCGCCAGTGGCGTCATGTCGCTCGAAGCGGCGCTTCAGAAGATTGTCGTCGCACCGCGCCAGATCCTGCGTCTACCCGTACCGTCGGTCTCTGTGGGAGAGGCGGCGAATCTAACAGTCTTCGATGATTCGACGAGATGGCGGTTTGAGGAAAGACACATCAAATCCAAGAGTCACAACACGCCGTTTGTGGGTACAGAGCTGGTAGGCAAGGCGTGGGCCGTGTACAACCGTGGCCGTTTTGTGGAATCTGAAGTCTGAATAAGGAGATCTACGAGTTTTGGACCGAATACGTGTTGGCGTTCTTTTTGGTGGGGTGTCGCCCGAACACGAGGTGTCTGTCATCTCAGCCCACCAGGCCATCGCGGCGATGGATCGGCGGCGATTCGAACCGGTCGGAGTGTACGTAGGAAAAGACGGCGCGTGGTTTACAGGCTCCGTTGTTCTCGAACTCGATGCTTATTCGGACCTGGACGATCTGCGCGCGCGTGCGACACGAGTGCATCTTGATCCTGCTGGTGGAGGCCGGTTGGCACTCGTGCCGGTCAGGAAAGCGGGATGGTTCACGAAGCCCGGTTCGGCCGACATGATCGATGTTGTCCTTCCTGCTTTTCACGGCGGGTCGGGTGAAGATGGCGGAGTGCAAGGTCTGTGCGAGATGTTCGGAGTGCCGTACGCGGGCAGCGGCGTACTTGGATCGTCACTGGGGATGGACAAAGTGTTGTCGAAAGTCCTGAGTCGTGCTGCGGGGATTCCTGTCGTCGAGTTCATCGGTTTGCGCGAGGACGGGTGGGCCGAAAACGAGGAAGCCTGGCTTGATCGAATCGTGCGGGACATCGGGGTTCCTGCGATGGTCAAGCCCGCACGTCTTGGTTCGTCGATCGGGATCGCCATGGCACGCGACCGTGCATCCCTTGACTCCGCAATCGAGGACGCGTTCAGGTACGATTCCAAAGTGATCGTCGAACGTGCCGTGGAGCAGCTCAAGGAGATAAACTGCTCGGTGCTGGGATCTGCGGATTTCGTTCGGCTAAGTGCGCTGGAGCAACCTGTTCGCTCCAGTCCCGAGGAGCTCCTGACATTCGCCGACAAGTACCAGCGACGTGCGGGACGAGGCAAGGCCGCAGCGGGCGGCAGCAAGTCCGGCCCGGCGGGAATGGCTTCCCTGGACCGGATCATACCCGCGCCACTTCCAGCCGAGATGGAGACCGAGATCAGAGCGCTCGCCGAGAAGATTTTCAGGCTGCACGAATGCTCCGGCGTTGTTCGAATCGACTTTCTGATTGACGAAGCCTCGGACAGCGTCTACTTCAACGAGGTGAACACGATACCCGGTTCCTTTGCGTTCTATCTCTGGGAACCAGAAGGAACAACCTTTCCGGATCTGGTGACGCTTCTGATCGAGCAGGCACTCGCACGTCATAAGGACACGAAAGCCCGTGTTCGCTCATATGACGTCAACCTGCTGTCGGCCGGCTCTATCAAGGGCCTGAAGGGTGCCAAGCGATCTTCATGAGCGGAGGTCGTGATTACTTGTGCGGGTGATGCCGGGTGCCCCGCCCGGCATAGAGAGGCGGGTGACGGCCGGGCCGTGCACAGCATCAAGAGGAGGTCGTTAGTGGACCTTAGCACCCGGAATGGCGTTAGCAAGTCTTCCACCAGAATTCCTTCCGAATGGTTGATTCCACCAACGCACTGATTGATCGGTTCGACCGATTCGTGATCACGACGCACACGCGCCCGGACGGGGATGCGATCGGATCGCAATTGGCGCTGGGTCGACTGCTGACGAAGCTTGGCAAGCAGGTGTTGATGATCAACGCCGATTCGCCGGCGCGGAATCTCGAATGGCTTCCCGGAGCCGACGATCTGGTCATTTTCGACGGCGGTATCGCACAACGGGAGGAAATCATGGCGGCCGACGTGATTGCCGTTGTGGATACCAACACGGAGGATCGTCTCGGGACGCTTGGCGAGCTTGTTCGCAACGCCCCGGCGATCAAATTGCTGATCGACCACCACCCGTACGCGGAGTCGTGGTTCGACCACAAGTACGTGAGCGAGACCGCGTCATCCACCGGGCAGCTTGTATTTGAGATAATCGAGGAGAGAGAGGTCGAGCTTCTGGATGCCGAGGTCGCGACGAATCTGTACGTCGCAATCATGACGGACACCGGATCGTTTCGCTTCAGCAACATGTCGTCGTCGGTACATCGCGTGACGGCAACGCTGATTGATTCCGGTGGCCTGAGGGTGGAAGACATTCACCAGAGACTGTACGATACGCGGACGCTGGGTTCGCTTCGGTTGTTGAGCGCGTCGCTGGCAACGGCAACGCTGCGCTATGGCGGCCGCCTCGGCTACATAGTCATCTCGAAACATATGCTGCAGGAGGCCGGGGCGGATCGCGACGACACGGAAGGTCTCGTCAACTACGTCCTATCAATCGACGGCGTGGAAGTCGCGCTACTGTTCTTCGAGACTGAAGCCGGTACCAAGGTCAGCTTCCGGTCCAAGGGAACAGTCCATGTACACGACTGGGCGCGGTCGCTTGGTGGTGGCGGTCACCGCATGGCATCCGGTGCCTTTGTGCGCATGGATGTGGACCATGCCATAAAGAAGGTCATATCGTTGACCGAACGATTCGCGGGGTGGGATTCAAAGGGCGCAGATCTGGATGATCTGACCCCGGAGGACCGCTCCTACCTGTCAACTCTGATGGAAGAGAAAGCAAGGGATACTCGATAGATGAAGGTTTCTGTCACAACCATAGATCTCCACGAACTCGACGTGGATCTGATACTGCTACCCGTTACCGAGGATGATCGGGACCGAGTGGTAGAGGCTGTCGTCGGTGACGACGAGACCGGCCTGTTGGCGGTCGAAGATTTCAAGGGTGCTGAGGATGAATTGGTCACGGTCTACCTGAGCGGTTTTCAGTCCAGGCGTGTAACGTTTTTCGGACTTGGTTCTGCAGACGCCGTTTCTCTGGAATCGCTTCGCAAACTATCGGCGGCGGGCGCAGCCACTGCTTCGCGGTTCAAGGTTGACACGGTGGCGGTGGGACTTCCGGAAACGGAACTGGCTACCGAAGCGGCAAGTCAGGCGCTGGTAGAAGGTTTTGTACTGGGCTCGTATCGTTTCAGAAAGTACAAGACCGACGCCGATGATGGTCACGAGGTACAGCGACTCGTGGTTCACGCGGAATCGAATGACAAGCCAGCGCGTCGTGGAGCCGAGCGCGGGCGGATCGTTGCGGAGGCCGTTTCTACGGCACGAGATCTGGTGAACCTGTCGCCGAATGACAAGACGCCGACCCTGCTGTCAAAGGAGATCGAGAGGCTCGGCAAGAAGCACGGATTCGAGGTGTCGGTCTGGGACAAGGCGCTGATCACCGAGGAAGGAATGGGCGGGCTGCTGGCTGTCAACCTGGGTTCGATGGAACCACCTACATTCACGATCATGGAGTGGCAGCCGGAAAATGCAGTCAACGCCAAGCCGATCGTGCTGGTTGGAAAAGGCGTCGTCTTTGATACGGGAGGCCTGTCCCTGAAGCCGACGAAGGATTCGATGGACCTGATGAAGTCGGATATGGCCGGGGCTGCCGCGGTGATCGCAGCGATGGAGGCCGTTGCGAGACTTGATCTACCCGTGTACGTTATCGCGATGATCCCCGCAACGGACAACCGCCCGGGCGAGAACGCGTACGTTCCCGGTGACGTTATCAAGATGCATTCGGGATTGACGGTCGAGGTCCTTAACACCGACGCTGAGGGGCGGATGATTCTCGCGGACGCTCTGTCGTACGCCAAGACTTATAACCCGAAACTCGTCGTTGATCTGGCCACGTTAACAGGTGCGGCCGTCGTGGCGCTGGGCAGTGGCGTAGCGGCCGTAATGACGAACCAGGATGACGGCGCCCCGGCAAGAACCGACGCCATGGTTCGCGCAGGCGAGCGCAGCGGGGACCCAGTACACCCGCTTCCCATGTTCGACCACTATGCCGAGCAGCTCAAGAGCGACGTGGCCGACATGAAAAATGTTGGCGGCAGAGAGGCAGGTTCGATCACGGCCGGCAAATTTCTGGAACGCTTTACAGACTATCCCTGGATCCACGTTGATATCGCGGGACCTTCGTTCCTGAAGTCGGCTCGAGGGTATCATTCCGTTGGAGGTACCGGTTTCGGCGTCCGGTTGATCGTCGAATACCTTCGTGAGTTTGTGGCCCTGGCCCAGAAGTAGTTAAGGCGTGCTGAAGAGAAAAGAAATCAGCGCTGAACAGGCAGATCGACCACGGATCGCCGTGACGATGGGCGATTCGAACGGCATCGGGCCGGAGGTCATCATT
This genomic window contains:
- a CDS encoding leucyl aminopeptidase, with product MKVSVTTIDLHELDVDLILLPVTEDDRDRVVEAVVGDDETGLLAVEDFKGAEDELVTVYLSGFQSRRVTFFGLGSADAVSLESLRKLSAAGAATASRFKVDTVAVGLPETELATEAASQALVEGFVLGSYRFRKYKTDADDGHEVQRLVVHAESNDKPARRGAERGRIVAEAVSTARDLVNLSPNDKTPTLLSKEIERLGKKHGFEVSVWDKALITEEGMGGLLAVNLGSMEPPTFTIMEWQPENAVNAKPIVLVGKGVVFDTGGLSLKPTKDSMDLMKSDMAGAAAVIAAMEAVARLDLPVYVIAMIPATDNRPGENAYVPGDVIKMHSGLTVEVLNTDAEGRMILADALSYAKTYNPKLVVDLATLTGAAVVALGSGVAAVMTNQDDGAPARTDAMVRAGERSGDPVHPLPMFDHYAEQLKSDVADMKNVGGREAGSITAGKFLERFTDYPWIHVDIAGPSFLKSARGYHSVGGTGFGVRLIVEYLREFVALAQK
- a CDS encoding bifunctional oligoribonuclease/PAP phosphatase NrnA is translated as MVDSTNALIDRFDRFVITTHTRPDGDAIGSQLALGRLLTKLGKQVLMINADSPARNLEWLPGADDLVIFDGGIAQREEIMAADVIAVVDTNTEDRLGTLGELVRNAPAIKLLIDHHPYAESWFDHKYVSETASSTGQLVFEIIEEREVELLDAEVATNLYVAIMTDTGSFRFSNMSSSVHRVTATLIDSGGLRVEDIHQRLYDTRTLGSLRLLSASLATATLRYGGRLGYIVISKHMLQEAGADRDDTEGLVNYVLSIDGVEVALLFFETEAGTKVSFRSKGTVHVHDWARSLGGGGHRMASGAFVRMDVDHAIKKVISLTERFAGWDSKGADLDDLTPEDRSYLSTLMEEKARDTR
- a CDS encoding dihydroorotase; translation: MTEAPDLLLRGGSVIDPVSGERKDADVEIRGGKITTIGRDLDPNGSPTYDCTDKLISPGWMDMHVHLREPGFEYKETIATGCAAAAFGGFTAVACMPNTEPPIHTRDVVEFIIERAENLVVDVHPIACVSKDRAGKQLSEMADLVDGGAVAFSDDGSPVQDSGLMRLALEYSSMLDRPVINHMEDLTLNRDGHMNEGEVATRLGVTGIPGLAEEVMIARDILIAGFTGGSVHVAHISTAKAVELVRRAKRDGLNVTAEVCTHHFSLTDSSVEATEYSTNTKMHPPLRTAEDVAAMKEGLRDGTIDAICTDHAPHASFEKEVEFVAAPFGIIGLETAWGLTVRELVASGVMSLEAALQKIVVAPRQILRLPVPSVSVGEAANLTVFDDSTRWRFEERHIKSKSHNTPFVGTELVGKAWAVYNRGRFVESEV